In one Aquila chrysaetos chrysaetos chromosome 24, bAquChr1.4, whole genome shotgun sequence genomic region, the following are encoded:
- the LHX3 gene encoding LIM/homeobox protein Lhx3 isoform X2 has protein sequence MLLERVRAGSEKSTELCPFPRSPEIPLCAGCNQHIVDRFILKVLDRHWHSKCLKCSDCQTQLAEKCFSRGDGVYCKEDFFKRFGTKCAACQQGIPPTQVVRRAQDFVYHLHCFACIVCKRQLATGDEFYLMEDSRLVCKADYETAKQREAESTAKRPRTTITAKQLETLKNAYNNSPKPARHVREQLSSETGLDMRVVQVWFQNRRAKEKRLKKDAGRQRWGQYFRNMKRSRGTSKSDKDSIQEEGPDSDAEVSFTDEPSISEMSHSNGIYSNLNEASPALGRQAGTNGSFALDHSGIPAQDQYHDLRSNSPYGIPQSPASLQALPGHQPLISSLVYPDNGLGIMGQSGQGVPQSMRVLAGNGPSSDLSTGSSGGYPDFPASPASWLDEVDHAQF, from the exons ATGCTGCTGGAGCGGGTCCGCGCCGGTTCGGAGAAGTCAACGGAGCTCTGCCCCTTCCCGCGGAGCCCAG AGATCCCGCTGTGCGCCGGCTGCAACCAGCACATCGTGGACAGGTTCATCCTCAAGGTCCTGGACCGACACTGGCACAGCAAGTGCCTGAAATGCTCCGACTGCCAGACGCAGCTGGCCGAGAAGTGCTTCAGCCGCGGGGACGGCGTCTACTGCAAAGAGGACTTCTTCAA gcGCTTCGGGACGAAGTGTGCCGCCTGCCAGCAGGGCATCCCCCCGACCCAGGTGGTGCGCCGGGCCCAGGACTTCGTTTACCACCTGCACTGCTTCGCCTGCATCGTCTGCAAACGGCAGCTGGCCACCGGCGACGAGTTCTACCTCATGGAGGACAGCAGGCTGGTCTGCAAGGCAGACTACGAGACGGCCAAGCAGAGAG AGGCTGAGTCCACGGCCAAGAGGCCCCGCACCACCATCACGGCCAAGCAGCTGGAGACCCTCAAAAACGCTTACAACAACTCGCCCAAACCGGCGCGGCACGTCCGGGAGCAGCTTTCCTCGGAGACGGGGCTGGACATGCGGGTGGTGCAG GTCTGGTTCCAGAACCGCAGGGCCAAGgagaaaaggctgaagaaggACGCGGGGAGGCAGCGGTGGGGTCAGTACTTCAGGAACATGAAACGATCCCGGGGGACCTCCAAGTCCGACAAGGACAGCATCCAGGAGGAGGGACCCGACAGCGATGCCGAGGTCTCCTTCACAG ATGAGCCCTCAATATCTGAAATGAGCCATTCCAATGGGATTTACAGCAATCTCAATGAAGCGTCCCCTGCTCTGGGGAGACAGGCTGGGACCAACGGGAGCTTTGCTCTGGATCACAGCGGCATCCCAGCTCAGGACCAGTACCACGACCTGCGATCCAACAGCCCCTACGGGATACCCCAGTCACCAGCTTCCTTGCAAGCACTGCCAGGCCACCAGCCTTTAATCTCCAGCTTGGTTTACCCAGACAACGGCTTGGGCATCATGGGACAAAGCGGACAAGGGGTGCCCCAGTCCATGAGGGTCCTGGCCGGGAACGGTCCCAGCTCCGACCTCTCTACCGGCAGCAGCGGGGGATACCCAGATTTCCCTGCCAGCCCGGCCTCTTGGCTGGATGAAGTCGACCACGCTCAATTTTGA
- the LHX3 gene encoding LIM/homeobox protein Lhx3 isoform X1: protein MQQIPLCAGCNQHIVDRFILKVLDRHWHSKCLKCSDCQTQLAEKCFSRGDGVYCKEDFFKRFGTKCAACQQGIPPTQVVRRAQDFVYHLHCFACIVCKRQLATGDEFYLMEDSRLVCKADYETAKQREAESTAKRPRTTITAKQLETLKNAYNNSPKPARHVREQLSSETGLDMRVVQVWFQNRRAKEKRLKKDAGRQRWGQYFRNMKRSRGTSKSDKDSIQEEGPDSDAEVSFTDEPSISEMSHSNGIYSNLNEASPALGRQAGTNGSFALDHSGIPAQDQYHDLRSNSPYGIPQSPASLQALPGHQPLISSLVYPDNGLGIMGQSGQGVPQSMRVLAGNGPSSDLSTGSSGGYPDFPASPASWLDEVDHAQF, encoded by the exons ATGCAGC AGATCCCGCTGTGCGCCGGCTGCAACCAGCACATCGTGGACAGGTTCATCCTCAAGGTCCTGGACCGACACTGGCACAGCAAGTGCCTGAAATGCTCCGACTGCCAGACGCAGCTGGCCGAGAAGTGCTTCAGCCGCGGGGACGGCGTCTACTGCAAAGAGGACTTCTTCAA gcGCTTCGGGACGAAGTGTGCCGCCTGCCAGCAGGGCATCCCCCCGACCCAGGTGGTGCGCCGGGCCCAGGACTTCGTTTACCACCTGCACTGCTTCGCCTGCATCGTCTGCAAACGGCAGCTGGCCACCGGCGACGAGTTCTACCTCATGGAGGACAGCAGGCTGGTCTGCAAGGCAGACTACGAGACGGCCAAGCAGAGAG AGGCTGAGTCCACGGCCAAGAGGCCCCGCACCACCATCACGGCCAAGCAGCTGGAGACCCTCAAAAACGCTTACAACAACTCGCCCAAACCGGCGCGGCACGTCCGGGAGCAGCTTTCCTCGGAGACGGGGCTGGACATGCGGGTGGTGCAG GTCTGGTTCCAGAACCGCAGGGCCAAGgagaaaaggctgaagaaggACGCGGGGAGGCAGCGGTGGGGTCAGTACTTCAGGAACATGAAACGATCCCGGGGGACCTCCAAGTCCGACAAGGACAGCATCCAGGAGGAGGGACCCGACAGCGATGCCGAGGTCTCCTTCACAG ATGAGCCCTCAATATCTGAAATGAGCCATTCCAATGGGATTTACAGCAATCTCAATGAAGCGTCCCCTGCTCTGGGGAGACAGGCTGGGACCAACGGGAGCTTTGCTCTGGATCACAGCGGCATCCCAGCTCAGGACCAGTACCACGACCTGCGATCCAACAGCCCCTACGGGATACCCCAGTCACCAGCTTCCTTGCAAGCACTGCCAGGCCACCAGCCTTTAATCTCCAGCTTGGTTTACCCAGACAACGGCTTGGGCATCATGGGACAAAGCGGACAAGGGGTGCCCCAGTCCATGAGGGTCCTGGCCGGGAACGGTCCCAGCTCCGACCTCTCTACCGGCAGCAGCGGGGGATACCCAGATTTCCCTGCCAGCCCGGCCTCTTGGCTGGATGAAGTCGACCACGCTCAATTTTGA